The following proteins are co-located in the Osmia lignaria lignaria isolate PbOS001 chromosome 12, iyOsmLign1, whole genome shotgun sequence genome:
- the puf gene encoding ubiquitinyl hydrolase 1 puf — MCDVCVDFHDLLLSYDDRSSKEQDGLTILCISDMDTTLHYVNQWVQRQCMCCYREIKNFDRFIRLTQSVVLCSLQQLQIIQQNGQQTNAGKVLSKDEKEEKADEAKTENADYNETETQTQQNWSQQDREKLFHLLSKIFLLNFPLYIAMKHGGAINPLAPVKDEGGYCEPHDPEVPAPLIRAVSIFCHQGGFNLMSACFDMENTLPVSLAHSMVAVICNLKLWLNYGSVIQLFIPLRSRVMKYMCRLGDKELRTPAVRTMADFMWSAVKDPIDAVLPSFDRDGLDLAFKYFTSTTLTMRLAGIAQINAHITAFNELCNSETVAEVEQVGHALAAWLTENNIIAHIFGPNLHVEVIKQSHIVLSFLAMEGRITCSDMDTMWQAAQLKHCGRPVYDLLAPLVKHLAPTPVLHLYSLLGKLEPKDHTEQSLFLASALIKFIWTAGGSGYPRGLSIKNRDILRGTSGIGGSSTSDPSGIDGSSPDEDEEEPSPAPSEGPSPRKQARRDSSDGEGPFKTKGMGTAVVQTTLNETEDSTVDKSECLPESMKISTCSIQDMKEKQSGSDVEADTEKSNAEETVAVEKRKRKVLRKRKKPQKRSLATVDKTLEDIVNQESGVKAKDLMLDMKNRADDVLNSTLDTGGLVSIDDPKGVDALDRAKQQAMALDSSDQQVPTTAAILRRANKHKYMSLVGHNVDRAPDSADTSHDEDDSDVAGVLAAADGPSAVISELAGLVHATGPTFLPSGLDEMLSDEEAYSYSSRISNKSEKNMADFDGEESGCEEELAQLAARHLTAIQMQAYHPHHSHPTMTIRRSVCRPPQVRSIRQTVTRVSSQFNLDTVCKPGNTLLWDLLQDDKIGQLGEGLALEAEKALCNLLCFNVDRLIPMKFIEGCLENLATNRSVVVSLRLLPKLFASFQQFGAMDAHTITTWADRERGMMKHFFNNLKTYTNTGPKNGLYSHQTEIQVRLQFLSSIFSPLGSPDCFRLSLEQVDILWQCLSQDPTCADELFSWLLSQAKSTEQHALGMDTLKHLCMRKLPSLPPETISMTGLSLFQQLCNLARLAAAHLDRPLRDVDSVGMDFLWRIALKAKSTDVSMAAIQYLNGYYMSRQLTQEAEFVSQCMTHLAAASADLETNEEASLRCIQRALLLLRTHLEAFRKRYAYHLRRWILEGRGAGSHVAMNTSEKGQQLRIFVQPAGIPEKTSFTLFSTDYVADLRAEVAKWWDDTQNNQEKSSSTTNSSQNNSSVLGSLLTDGPIRMITQGQELTIDFDEKTLQEMGFKDGQLVFISPGASRGNGTGRCNKRDVDSPSLLPPPPRESLPTLLLLRPQYFEQLFTLMRTLSAMKTVVKGGQEIPHTKAQVLSRRVWDTLTLLPTSPTLLRGFQKLGEASLPELLDPASPQKLMYSLYIVESLSRRSTTSQPSIVNPGTTSNENEGDADDNHDDKEKDVAWSTLFVQHGGLRHLFEIFMSGCLEQGDGSEWQQDCLASLLKQLCYLGVVKEEKKRSKADKLLVPKLSEAMLSMMNVEAVMSRITNILNEASLPRDPNHYKTGLFGRSQVIHYTMALLVCWLHSDETVRQYLFSSPEPFGKTWLRRLVLEDPEPAVRREVCTALYRLCLGTTESEDDNSDSSSLIVPMLNTLLEHLVIAEAMQPSHRKPDLPLHLHPVLDDGKEPYGPACRDYFWLVCRLVDSLPEEAIKEGSDDSNVTIDLEALAIRVIDSVLNREHLETRHNTVEDDGLVGLLNLTCNIMTHNPPCKQGKIGQNLLHEVFDFLFALPNPRSKHVPKCKSQVSRSAAFDLLVELVKSAPDNYKILHEKLLAQHKPGPHSPYPWDYWPHEDGRSDCGYVGLTNLGATCYMASCMQHLYMMPQARVSILGADCNRANKHQLTLRELQRMFAYLLESERKAYNPRSFCRVYTMNHEPLNTGEQKDMAEFFIDLVSKLEEMTSDLKNLVKTLFCGVISNNVVSLDCEHVSRTLEEFYTVRCQVADMRNLYESLDEVTVKDTLEGDNMYTCSQCGKKARAEKRACFKKLPHILCFNTMRYTFNMGTMLKEKVNTHFSFPLRLDMSGYVEKKLMPQHYQEEKKASEKKKKSEGDCQGLNNDDDEGEMEHYQYDLIGVTVHTGTADGGHYYSFIRDRTSPNKDKWFLFNDAEVKPFDPNQIAAECFGGEMTSKTYDSVTDKFMDFSFEKTNSAYMLFYEWCADLGDQAKEEEATVSSPNGRQCSSLVYKNTNKLPPLELNKELEDWIWQDNMHFLQDKNIFEHTYFTFMWQICGYIPQTLLSVQPDITEMSADLSTSFFMETFIHAKEKPTMVQWVELLTKQFNGSAGACARFLERMAGDSWWPIQILVKCPNQMVRQMFQRLCIHVIQRLRATQAPLYLLCDEENDINTVGTRSCVTRFVRMLLSLMEHAKQHLKHLTEYFSFLYEFSKMGEEETLFLIRVQAISTMVNFYLGHKTHEFVDAVSEEEEEEEIVAVPTEKLRPASLDKMITLIATLVERSRGPDHRLALSPADLSAVAGGKGFPFLYQQTRDVINLNQTRNLIQSLCRWNDRLAIHIITMIFQAITKHTDVCQPFFKLLTLLTESSGPSGLPCMTQLILGRVWEAARVAPHGALEWLALAVTRSKLAHAWVLQGLDTWLQHFLLEHSNQRVRSAAAFLLVSLVPSTHFRQGYRSAHRLGLGCNTSRELQLSSEATLILHQIYTALLRLLQPARHYIDIQTHGTMKLTAYFALLTYCVVSKTEKLMFGQYLNDLWTLFHPKLSEPSIPVHHNKQAVLLFWYHVCSDCPENVALILHNPHITKNIAFNYILADHEDQDVVLFNRVMLPAYYGLLRLCCQQSRTFTRQLAAHQNIQWAFKNITPHPTQYSTAVDELFKLMQLLVARHPDQTEQEEAEIASFRRGTLSSYLQGLDGRSCWATLISAFRILIESDDDRLYVVYNGGLSMALEAFHMLHIMYHEATACHVAGDLAELIAIIVELVRCIRTARDGPDARNILANCKEWPDILRKLATLLNTYNPPDMRNLAIDLLKELVMLVPAEAILILAPLLSHCHAALQESHAAVPPGPYLPRRSTPPGKMPTRPARPMVQMAVPHSQLEASKGVDPEYDNALLEFYLPYHELIDVMCRLAINNDCMTDTLVNLSAMLGFEGVPLHLALFPRLWLDVHAATHIDRKHIASLLCSSYTVDYVDAVLLDERSSLGIPAIHAFFKTFFPKLANHVLTEQTCLLIDNLVSSMVAMVEAVDIQASAHRLTGDLRALALIYSSSTRLKPPSSLLPALETLLSRTKAIKVKDSSQQEVEAPTKKRKFNVNEDSETSDKELHLPIKELNEQKNVSDINVEKKDKTETNDMTSSDSGDDKTISRNTIQPENIPTSITTISSSLIDTVTSNNYTNQLRCSLTNVSWFEMLEKTINDLQTIVQLQTKSN; from the exons ATGTGCGATGTGTGTGTTGACTTTCACGACCTTCTACTCTCCT ATGATGACAGATCATCAAAGGAACAAGATGGCTTGACAATACTTTGTATTTCGGATATGGATACAACACTACACTATGTTAATCAATGGGTACAAAG GCAGTGTATGTGCTGTTATcgagaaattaaaaactttgaTCGGTTTATACGCTTAACTCAAAGTGTTGTATTATGTTCATTACAACAATTACAAATTATACAACAAAATGGACAGCAAACAAATGCTGGGAAAGTATTATCCaaagatgaaaaagaagaaaaagcagaTGAAGCTAAAACAGAAAATGCGGATTATAATGAAACAGAAACGCAAACACAGCAAAACTGGTCTCAACAGGACAgagaaaaattgtttcatttactttcaaaaatatttttattaaattttcctctTTATATTGCAATGAAACACGGTGGTGCAATTAATCCACTAGCTCCAGTAAAA GACGAAGGAGGGTACTGTGAGCCTCATGATCCAGAAGTACCAGCTCCTTTAATTAGGGCAGTTTCTATTTTTTGCCATCAAGGTGGTTTCAATCTAATGTCTGCTTGTTTTGATATGGAAAATACATTACCTGTTAGTCTTGCGCACTCTATGGTTGCAgtgatttgtaatttaaaactttGGTTAAATTATGGTAGTGTTATTCAGCTTTTTATACCATTACGTAGTcgtgttatgaaatatatgtgtCGTTTAGGAGATAAAGAATTACGCACACCGGCGGTTAGAACAATGGCAG atTTTATGTGGAGTGCTGTTAAAGACCCTATCGATGCTGTTTTACCAAGTTTCGATCGTGATGGATTGGACCTagcatttaaatattttactagTACAACATTAACTATGCGACTAGCCGGAATAGCTCAGATAAATGCTCATATCACTGCATTCAATGAACTTTGTAATAGTGAAACTGTCGCTGAAGTTGAACAAGTGGGTCATGCATTGGCCGCTTGGCtaacagaaaataatataatagctCATATATTTGGACCAAATTTGCACGTAGAAGTTATTAAACAAAGTCACATTGTATTAAGTTTCTTAGCTATGGAAGGTAGAATCACTTGTTCAGATATGGATACTATGTGGCAAGCTGCACAATTGAAACACTGTGGACGACCTGTATATGATTTATTGGCACCCTTAGTCAAACATTTGGCTCCTACTCCAGTTTTACATTTGTACTCTTTATTAGGAAAATTAGAGCCAAAGGACCACACTGAACAAAGTTTATTTCTGGCATCTGCCTTGATCAAATTTATTTGGACAGCAGGTGGATCAGGTTATCCAAGAGGTTTATCTATAAAAAATCGAGACATTTTAAGAGGTACTAGTGGTATTGGTGGTAGTAGTACTAGTGATCCTAGTGGAATAGACGGAAGCAGTCCGgacgaagatgaagaagaaccaAGTCCTGCTCCATCTGAAGGACCTTCACCAAGGaaacaagcaagacgtgatagtAGTGATGGAGAAG GTCCTTTTAAAACAAAAGGTATGGGTACAGCGGTTGTGCAAACAACTCTAAACGAAACAGAAGATTCTACAGTGGATAAGTCTGAATGCCTTCCTGaatcaatgaaaatttctaCGTGTAGTATACAAGATATGAAAGAGAAACAGAGTGGTTCAGACGTAGAAGCTGACACAGAAAAATCCAATGCAGAAGAAACGGTCGcggttgaaaaaagaaagagaaaagtattaaggaaaagaaaaaagccACAAAAGCGTTCATTAGCTACTGTAGATAAAACGTTGGAGGACATCGTTAATCAAGAAAGCGGTGTAAAAGCTAAAGATTTAATGTTGGATATGAAAAATAGAGCTGACGATGTTTTAAATAGTACTTTGGATACCGGTGGATTAGTTTCAATCGATGATCCGAAAGGTGTTGACGCTTTGGATCGCGCGAAGCAACAGGCGATGGCCTTAGATTCGAGTGACCAGCAAGTTCCAACAACGGCTGCAATCTTAAGAAGAGCTAATAAACACAAATATATGTCATTAGTTGGTCATAACGTAGATCGAGCTCCCGATTCTGCAGATACATCACACGATGAAGACGATAGCGACGTAGCTGGTGTACTAGCTGCAGCAGACGGGCCTAGTGCTGTTATATCTGAGCTCGCTGGTTTAGTACACGCCACTGGTCCGACATTTTTACCATCCGGTTTAGATGAAATGCTGTCAGACGAAGAAGCGTATTCTTATAGCAGTAGAATATCAAATAAAAGTGAGAAAAATATGGCAGACTTTGACGGTGAAGAGAGTGGTTGTGAAGAAGAACTAGCTCAATTAGCTGCGCGTCATTTAACAGCGATACAAATGCAAGCTTATCATCCCCATCATTCGCATCCAACAATGACCATCAGACGATCTGTTTGTCGTCCACCGCAAGTGAGAAGTATTCGTCAAACGGTAACACGAGTTAGTTCCCAATTCAACTTGGATACCGTTTGCAAACCTGGAAATACGTTATTATGGGATCTTTTGCAAGACGATAAAATCGGTCAGCTAGGAGAAGGTTTAGCATTAGAGGCTGAAAAAGCTTTGTGTAACCTTCTTTGTTTCAATGTTGATCGATTGATACCTATGAAATTCATAGAAGGTTGTTTAGAAAATCTCGCTACCAATCGTTCAGTGGTTGTATCATTAAGATTATTACCTAAATTATTCGCCAGTTTCCAACAATTTGGTGCAATGGATGCGCATACGATAACGACGTGGGCAGATCGTGAACGTGGGATGATGAAGCATTTCTTTAATAATCTAAAAACGTACACTAACACAGGACCGAAAAATGGTTTATATTCTCATCAGACGGAAATTCAAGTTCGATTACAATTTTTATCCTCGATATTTTCACCTTTGGGTTCACCTGATTGCTTCCGCTTGAGTCTTGAACAAGTAGATATACTATGGCAGTGTTTATCACAAGATCCAACCTGTGCTGATGAACTGTTCAGTTGGTTACTAAGTCAAGCTAAATCAACGGAGCAACACGCTCTGGGAATGGATACGCTTAAACACTTATGTATGCGTAAATTACCAAGCTTGCCACCGGAAACTATCAGTATGACTGGTCTTAGTCTTTTTCAACAGTTGTGCAATTTGGCTCGTTTAGCAGCTGCGCATTTAGATAGACCTTTGAGAGACGTAGATTCGGTTGGTATGGATTTCTTATGGAGAATCGCGTTAAAAGCTAAAAGTACAGACGTTAGTATGGCGGCTATACAATATCTAAACGGATATTACATGTCTAGACAATTGACCCAGGAGGCTGAATTTGTTTCACAATGTATGACCCATCTCGCTGCGGCTAGTGCTGATCTAGAAACGAACGAGGAAGCTAGTTTACGTTGCATACAAAGAGCTTTGTTATTACTAAGAACGCATTTGGAAGCATTTCGAAAACGATACGCGTATCATTTGCGTCGCTGGATACTGGAAGGTAGAGGCGCCGGTAGCCACGTAGCTATGAACACTTCGGAGAAGGGTCAACAGTTGAGAATATTTGTACAACCAGCTGGAATTCCTGAGAAAACAAGCTTCACTCTTTTTAGTACCGACTACGTTGCCGATTTGAGAGCCGAAGTAGCTAAATGGTGGGACGACACACAGAATAATCAAGAGAAATCATCGTCTACCACAAATTCAAGTCAAAATAACAGTTCAGTATTAGGATCTCTTTTAACCGACGGACCGATCAGGATGATCACGCAAGGCCAAGAGTTAACTATTGATTTCGATGAGAAAACACTCCAAGAAATGGGCTTTAAGGATGGACAGCTAGTATTCATATCTCCTGGCGCTAGTCGAGGCAATGGTACAGGTAGATGTAACAAACGAGACGTTGATTCACCGTCTCTTTTGCCACCACCTCCTCGAGAGTCTTTACCGACTTTGTTATTGTTACGACCACAGTATTTTGAGCAATTATTTACTCTAATGAGAACACTGAGCGCCATGAAAACTGTAGTGAAAGGTGGTCAAGAGATTCCTCATACAAAGGCTCAAGTACTTTCAAGGAGGGTTTGGGATACGTTAACTTTGTTACCAACTAGTCCTACATTATTAAGAGGTTTTCAAAAACTAGGAGAAGCATCATTGCCGGAATTGTTAGATCCTGCTAGCCCGCAAAAGTTGATGTATTCTTTATATATTGTGGAATCTCTAAGTAGACGTAGCACGACCAGTCAGCCATCCATCGTCAACCCCGGTACAACTAGCAACGAGAACGAAGGGGATGCGGATGATAATCACGATGATAAAGAGAAAGATGTTGCTTGGTCTACGTTGTTCGTTCAGCACGGAGGTTTACGTCATCTGTTCGAGATCTTTATGTCTGGATGTTTGGAACAAGGTGACGGTAGCGAGTGGCAGCAGGACTGTCTCGCTAGTTTATTGAAACAGCTATGTTATTTGGGTGTCGTTAAAGAGGAGAAGAAGCGAAGTAAAGCGGACAAACTGCTCGTACCTAAGTTAAGCGAAGCTATGCTTTCAATGATGAACGTCGAAGCGGTTATGTCACGAATAACGAACATATTAAACGAAGCATCCTTGCCTAGAGATCCGAATCACTATAAAACAGGACTTTTTGGTAGATCTCAAGTTATTCACTATACTATGGCTTTACTAGTTTGTTGGCTGCACAGCGATGAAACAGTCAGACAGTATCTATTCTCATCGCCGGAACCATTTGGAAAAACTTGGCTAAGGAGATTGGTATTAGAGGATCCTGAACCTGCGGTGAGAAGGGAAGTTTGTACAGCATTATATAGATTATGCTTAGGCACTACTGAATCCGAAGATGACAATTCTGACAGTTCTAGCTTGATCGTACCAATGTTGAACACGTTATTGGAACATCTTGTAATTGCAGAAGCGATGCAGCCTTCTCATAGGAAACCAGATTTACCATTACACCTACATCCAGTGTTGGACGATGGAAAAGAACCGTACGGACCTGCTTGTAGAGATTATTTTTGGCTGGTTTGTCGTTTGGTTGATTCACTTCCAGAAGAAGCTATTAAGGAAGGTTCAGATGATTCTAATGTAACGATAGACCTCGAGGCATTAGCGATAAGAGTGATCGACTCTGTTTTGAACAGAGAACATCTCGAGACACGACATAATACAGTGGAGGACGACGGTCTGGTTGGTTTGTTAAATCTCACTTGTAACATCATGACGCATAACCCGCCCTGTAAGCAAGGAAAGATCGGGCAGAACTTACTTCACGAGGTGTTTGATTTTCTATTCGCATTGCCGAATCCACGATCTAAACACGTGCCGAAATGTAAGAGTCAAGTATCCAGATCGGCGGCTTTTGATCTCTTAGTCGAACTTGTCAAATCAGCTCCCGACAATTACAAGATACTGCATGAAAAATTACTGGCTCAACATAAGCCCGGTCCTCATTCTCCGTATCCATGGGATTATTGGCCACACGAGGATGGTCGTTCCGACTGTGGATACGTGGGATTGACAAATTTAGGCGCTACTTGTTACATGGCCAGCTGTATGCAACATTTGTACATGATGCCGCAAGCACGTGTCTCGATATTGGGAGCTGATTGTAATCGAGCGAACAAGCATCAGCTGACGTTAAGAGAACTCCAAAGAATGTTCGCGTATCTTTTAGAATCCGAAAGGAAAGCGTACAATCCTCGAAGCTTCTGTCGCGTGTACACCATGAATCACGAGCCTCTTAATACCGGTGAACAGAAAGATATGGCTGAATTTTTTATAGATCTTGTGTCTAAATTAGAAGAGATGACGTcggatttgaaaaatttggtGAAGACGTTATTCTGCGGTGTGATATCCAATAATGTTGTATCATTAGATTGTGAACATGTAAGTAGAACGCTGGAAGAATTTTATACGGTTCGTTGTCAGGTAGCTGACATGAGAAATCTTTATGAAAGTTTAGACGAAGTTACAGTTAAAGATACATTGGAAGGAGACAATATGTACACGTGTTCGCAATGTGGGAAAAAAGCAAGAGCAGAAAAGAGGGCGTGTTTCAAAAAATTACCCCATATACTGTGCTTCAATACAATGAGATACACATTTAACATGGGAACTATGTTAAAAGAGAAAGTCAATACTCATTTTAGTTTTCCATTAAGGTTAGACATGTCTGGATACGTTGAAAAAAAGCTTATGCCTCAACATTATCAGGAAGAGAAGAAAGcatctgaaaaaaagaaaaaatctgaAGGTGATTGTCAAGGATTAAATAATGACGATGACGAAGGAGAGATGGAACATTACCAGTATGATTTAATTGGTGTAACAGTTCATACTGGCACTGCGGATGGTGGGCACTACTATAGTTTTATTAGAGACCGTACATCTCCTAACAAAGATAAATGGTTTTTATTCAACGATGCTGAAGTTAAACCGTTTGATCCGAATCAAATAGCAGCTGAATGTTTTGGCGGAGAAATGACGAGTAAAACATACGACTCTGTTACGGATAAATTCATGGATTTTAGTTTTGAAAAAACTAATTCTGCATATATGCTTTTCTATGAATGGTGTGCTGATCTTGGTGATCAGGCAAAGGAAGAAGAGGCTACTGTCTCCAGCCCTAATGGACGGCAATGTTCTTCGTTAGTTTACAAAAATACTAATAAACTACCACCTTTGGAGTTGAATAAAGAATTAGAAGATTGGATATGGCAGGACAATATGCACTTTTTACAAGACAAAAACATATTCGAACATACATACTTTACATTTATGTGGCAAATATGCGGTTACATACCGCAGACATTGTTATCTGTACAGCCTGATATCACAGAAATGTCAGCAGACCTTTCAACATCGTTTTTTATGGAAACCTTTATCCACGCTAAAGAGAAACCAACTATGGTACAGTGGgtagaattattaacgaaacaGTTTAACGGTTCAGCTGGTGCGTGTGCTAGATTCCTTGAAAGGATGGCTGGAGATTCGTGGTGGCCAATTCAAATTCTAGTCAAGTGCCCTAATCAAATGGTAAGACAAATGTTCCAAAGGCTATGCATTCATGTGATACAACGATTGCGCGCTACTCAAGCACCTTTATATCTTCTTTGCGATGAAGAAAACGACATAAACACTGTCGGTACTCGGTCATGCGTTACGAGATTCGTGAGAATGCTTTTGTCCCTGATGGAACATGCGAAACAACATTTAAAACACCTTACTGAATATTTCAGTTTTTTATATGAATTTAGCAAAATGGGCGAGGAGGAAACGTTATTTCTAATAAGAGTACAAGCCATATCGACTATGGTAAACTTTTATCTTGGTCATAAGACACACGAATTTGTTGATGCGGTTagcgaagaggaagaggaagaggaaatagTTGCTGTGCCAACAGAAAAGTTGAGACCTGCTTCTCTAGACAAAATGATTACTTTGATAGCAACTTTAGTTGAACGTAGCAGAGGACCCGATCACag acTGGCACTATCGCCAGCAGATCTCAGTGCCGTAGCAGGTGGTAAAGGATTTCCTTTTTTGTATCAACAAACCCGAGATGTCATTAATCTCAATCAGACACGAAATTTAATACAATCTTTATGTCGTTGGAATGATAGATTAGCAATACATATTATAACAATGATATTTCAAGCTATAACAAAGCATACCGACGTATGTCAACCATTCTTTAAACTGTTGACATTGTTAACCGAGAGTTCAGGACCAAGTGGATTACCTTGTATGACTCAATTAATTTTGGGCAGAGTATGGGAGGCAGCTAGAGTTGCTCCACACGGTGCACTAGAATGGCTAGCTTTAGCTGTAACAAGAAGCAAGCTTGCCCATGCTTGGGTGTTACAAGGGTTGGACACTTGGTTGCAACATTTTTTGTTGGAACATTCGAATCAAAGAGTTCGTTCTGCGGCTGCCTTTCTTCTCGTATCGCTTGTTCCATCGACTCATTTTAGACAGGGTTATCGCAGTGCTCATAGATTAGGTTTAGGATGTAATACATCTAGAGAACTCCAACTGTCATCGGAAGCAACATTGATTTTGCATCAAATATACACGGCGCTTTTAAGATTATTGCAACCTGCCAGGCATTATATTGATATACAGACTCACGGTACAATGAAACTCACTGCCTACTTTGCATTGCTCACTTATTGCGTTGTATCTAAAACGGAAAAATTAATG tTTGGACAGTATTTAAATGATTTGTGGACACTCTTTCATCCAAAACTTTCTGAGCCTAGCATTCCAGTGCATCATAATAAACAAGCTGTACTGTTGTTTTGGTACCATGTTTGTTCTGATTGTCCAGAAAATGTTGCTCTCATACTTCATAATCCGCACATAActaaaaatattgcatttaaCTATATATT AGCTGATCACGAGGACCAGGATGTAGTATTATTTAATAGAGTAATGTTACCCGCTTATTACGGCTTATTACGGCTTTGTTGTCAACAGTCGCGTACATTTACGAGACAGTTAGCTGCACATCAAAATATTCAATGGGCATTCAAAAACATAACACCTCATCCTACTCAATATTCGACC GCGGtagatgaattatttaaattgatgCAATTACTAGTTGCAAGACATCCAGATCAaacagaacaagaagaagctgAAATTGCATCGTTCAGAAGGGGAACATTATCGTCGTACTTACAAGGACTAGACGGGAGATCCTGTTGGGCTACACTTATTTCTGCATTTCG cATTCTAATCGAATCAGACGATGATCGTCTCTACGTTGTATATAACGGAGGATTAAGTATGGCTTTGGAAGCATTTCATATGTTGCACATCATGTATCACGAAGCAACAGCATGTCACGTTGCTGGAGACTTAGCTGAATTAATTGCCATAATTGTGGAACTGGTACGATGTATCAGAACCGCTAGGGATGGACCGGATGCAAGAAACATATTGGCGAATTGCAAAGAATGGCCGGATATTCTACGAAAATTAGCAACGTTATTGAACACGTATAATCCTCCAGATATGCGAAATCTTGCTATAGATCTTTTAAAAGAACTCGTCATGCTTGTTCCCGCTGAAGCGATATTAATTTTGGCACCATTGCTCTCACACTGCCATGCAGCACTTCAAGAGTCTCATGCCGCTGTTCCGCCTGGTCCGTATCTTCCACGAAGATCTACTCCTCCAGGAAAAATGCCTACTCGACCAGCTAGACCGATGGTTCAAATGGCAGTGCCGCATTCTCAGTTGGAAGCGTCTAAAGGAGTAGATCCAGAATATGATAACGCTTTGCTTGAATTTTATTTACCATATCATGAACTAATTGATGTAATGTGCAGATTGGCAATCAATAATGATTGTATGACTGATACATTAGTTAATTTGAGTGCTATGTTAGGATTCGAAG GTGTTCCATTGCACTTAGCTTTGTTCCCTAGATTATGGTTAGATGTTCATGCTGCTACACATATAGACAGAAAACATATTGCATCCCTTCTTTGTTCTTCCTACACAGTGGATTACGTAGATGCTGTGTTACTAGACGAGAGATCTTCGTTAGGGATACCAGCGATTCATGCTTTTTTCAAGACTTTCTTTCCTAAACTTGCTAATCACGTATTAACTGAACAAACTTGTTTACTTATCGATAACTTAGTTAGTTCGATGGTGGCAATGGTGGAAGCGGTAGATATTCAAGCGTCTGCACACCGGTTAACCGGAGATTTGAGAGCTTTGGCTCTTATCTATAGCAGTAGTACAAGACTGAAACCGCCGAGTAGTTTGTTACCAGCTTTAGAAACGTTACTATCTCGAACGAAGGCCATTAAAGTGAAAGATTCTAGCCAACAGGAAGTAGAAGCCCCAACGAAGAAACGTAAATTTAATGTTAACGAGGATAGCGAGACGAGTGATAAAGAACTACATCTACCTATAAAGGAACTTAACGAACAAAAAAATGTATCCGACATAAACGTTGAGAAAAAAGATAAAACAGAAACAAATGATATGACTTCGTCTGATTCTGGAGATGATAAAACCATATCAAGAAATACTATTCAACCTGAAAATATTCCTACCAGTATCACCACGATATCCTCGAGTTTAATTGATACTGTGACAAGTAACAATTATACGAATCAATTACGATGTTCGTTAACTAACGTTTCCTGGTTCGAAATGTTGGAAAAGACTATTAACGATTTGCAAACTATTGTGCAATTACAAACGAAAAGTAACTAA